In one window of Tubulanus polymorphus chromosome 3, tnTubPoly1.2, whole genome shotgun sequence DNA:
- the LOC141901358 gene encoding aurora kinase C-like: MMEAKRVLKTIQPNVKADSLHGPQSGEKKQSKAAPAAATPETTSSQSLRAPASAECGGGENSGKKPGAMKRWELSDFDIGRPLGKGKFGHVYLAREKKSKFIVALKVLFKSQLQNAGVEHQLRREIEIQSHLRHPNILRLYGYFYDETRVYLILEYAPRGELYKELQKFQRFDDRRTASYIAQLSKALAYCHSKKVIHRDIKPENLLLGLKGELKIADFGWSVHAPSSRRATLCGTLDYLPPEMIEGKTHDEKVDLWSLGVLCYEFLVGKPPFEADSHTDTYRRIARVELHFPSHVCQPARDLVSKLLRHDPSKRLPLSEVLQDPWIKSNSTDDALLTPSISTKVTSKTSSAQQ, encoded by the exons ATGATGGAAGCTAAGCGAGTTCTGAAAACAATTCAACCAAATGTGAAAGCTGATAGCCTTCATGGTCCTCAGTCGGGGGAAAAGAAACAATCTAAAGCAGCTCCTGCGGCAGCCACTCCTGAAACAACCAGCAGTCAGTCATTACGAGCTCCTGCGAGTGCGGAATGTGGTGGTGGTGAAAACAGCGGCAAAAAACCAGGAGCCAT GAAAAGATGGGAGCTCAGTGATTTCGACATCGGTAGACCACTCGGTAAAGGAAAATTCGGACATGTCTATCTAGCTCGGGAAAAAAAGAGTAAATTCATTGTTGCGCTAAAG GTACTTTTCAAATCTCAACTACAAAATGCTGGAGTCGAACATCAGTTGAGAAGGGAAATAGAAATACAGTCACATTTGAG ACATCCAAATATATTGCGATTATACGGATATTTCTACGACGAGACGAGAGTTTATTTGATATTGGAATACGCCCCACGTGGAGAATTATACAAAGAATTACAGAAATTTCAGAGGTTCGACGACAGAAGAACTGCATCT tATATTGCGCAACTGAGCAAAGCGTTAGCTTACTGTCACAGTAAAAAAGTTATTCACAGAGATATAAAACCAGAGAATTTACTTCTCGGTTTGAAAGGAGAATTAAAAATAGCTGATTTCGGTTGGTCGGTCCACGCTCCGTCATCCAG GAGAGCCACATTATGCGGAACTTTAGATTATCTGCCGCCTGAAATGATAGAAGGCAAGACACACGACGAAAAAGTGGATTTATGGAGTCTGGGAGTTTTGTGTTATGAGTTTTTAGTTGGTAAACCACCGTTTGAAGCTGATTCACATACTGACACGTACCGTAGAATTGCACGAGTTGAATTACATTTCCCTTCACACGTCTGTCAGCCTGCTAGAGATTTAGTTTCAAAG TTATTACGTCATGATCCGAGCAAACGTTTACCGCttagtgaagttttacaagaTCCGTGGATTAAATCAAACTCTACTGATGACGCTCTTCTCACTCCTAGTATATCCACTAAAGTAACGAGTAAGACTTCATCGGCGCAACAGTGA
- the LOC141902310 gene encoding coactosin-like protein, with protein sequence MSAQLFEDQDAVNAAYEDVRSDSTSTTWVILEYNDKKLYISATGDDYDECMKHLDETKRAYVYIRLIVGDELSKRPKFAFISWIGFDVPPLKKARVSTDKSFVKSIFQSFAKEFLCSEKADLLESNIRKGIEKAGGANYGIGK encoded by the exons ATGTCAGCGCAATTATTTGAGGATCAAGATGCAGTAAATGCCGCATATGAAGATGTTCGTAGTGATAGCACAAGTACAACATG GGTAATATTGGAATATAACGATAAGAAATTGTATATCTCGGCAACCGGTGATGATTACGACGAATGCATGAAACATCTAGACG AAACAAAAAGAGCCTATGTTTATATTCGGTTAATCGTCGGTGATGAATTGAGCAAACGACCAAAGTTTGCATTTATTTCATGGATTGGTTTCGATGTTCCTCCGCTAAAGAAAGCTCGAGTTAGCACCGATAAATCATTCGTGAAGTCAATATTCCAG agcttcgcGAAGGAATTCCTATGTTCCGAGAAAGCTGATCTTCTTGAAAGCAATATACGTAAAGGGATTGAAAAAGCTGGTGGAGCTAATTATGGAATAGGAAAATAA
- the LOC141902311 gene encoding coactosin-like protein isoform X1: MSAQLFEDQEAVNAAYEDVRSDSTSTTWVILEYNDKKLYISATGDDYDECMKHLNDGNRAYVYIRFITGDGMSKRAKFAFISWIGPAVSPLKKAKVSTDKAFVKSIFSNFGKEFLCSEKADLLETKIRNMLENASGAAYGTGK; encoded by the exons ATGTCAGCGCAATTATTTGAGGATCAAGAAGCAGTAAATGCCGCATATGAAGATGTTCGTAGTGATAGCACAAGTACAACATG GGTTATATTGGaatataatgataagaaattgTATATCTCGGCAACCGGTGATGATTACGACGAATGCATGAAACATCTAAACG ACGGAAACAGAGCCTATGTATATATTCGTTTTATTACCGGAGATGGAATGAGCAAACGAGCGAAGTTTGCATTTATTTCGTGGATCGGTCCCGCTGTTTCTCCTCTAAAGAAAGCTAAAGTTAGCACCGATAAAGCATTCGTGAAGTCGATATTCTCG AATTTCGGGAAGGAATTCCTATGTTCCGAGAAAGCTGATCTTcttgaaacaaaaatacgtAATATGCTTGAAAATGCTAGTGGGGCTGCTTATGGAACTGGAAAATAA
- the LOC141902311 gene encoding coactosin-like protein isoform X2, with protein MVILEYNDKKLYISATGDDYDECMKHLNDGNRAYVYIRFITGDGMSKRAKFAFISWIGPAVSPLKKAKVSTDKAFVKSIFSNFGKEFLCSEKADLLETKIRNMLENASGAAYGTGK; from the exons AT GGTTATATTGGaatataatgataagaaattgTATATCTCGGCAACCGGTGATGATTACGACGAATGCATGAAACATCTAAACG ACGGAAACAGAGCCTATGTATATATTCGTTTTATTACCGGAGATGGAATGAGCAAACGAGCGAAGTTTGCATTTATTTCGTGGATCGGTCCCGCTGTTTCTCCTCTAAAGAAAGCTAAAGTTAGCACCGATAAAGCATTCGTGAAGTCGATATTCTCG AATTTCGGGAAGGAATTCCTATGTTCCGAGAAAGCTGATCTTcttgaaacaaaaatacgtAATATGCTTGAAAATGCTAGTGGGGCTGCTTATGGAACTGGAAAATAA
- the LOC141901080 gene encoding thioredoxin reductase 1, cytoplasmic-like isoform X1, with amino-acid sequence MAPVTTDHSDIDKLITEYISGNVVMMFSKSHCPFCKKIKQLFETLNVTYKVLDLDLEENGPTIQQVLLNKSGQRTVPNIYIRGKHIGGCDATLKLNEENKLLPLIAGDAEAYDYDLVVIGGGSGGLAAAKEAANLGLKVALLDFVTPTPQGTTWNLGGTCVNVGCIPKKLMHQAALLRHSMDDARKYGWNFDEKIEHDWDTMKDAIQAHIGSISFSFRVELRTKSVTYLNAYGEFVDQHKLKTTNKRGKVTEITSEKFILATGMRPRYLDIPGAKEYAITSDDLFSLPYAPGKTLCIGASYVSLECAGFLTSLGMDVTVMVRSILLRGFDQQMAELVGDYMQNHGTKFIRGAVPTKIERIEEGTPGKLRVYAKTTDGQEIVDDFNTVLFAIGRDPCTKEIGLDKVGLNLNKNGFVSLQNEKEPEATNIPHIYACGDLLEDKLELTPLAVQAGKLLARRLAGSNDVQCDYVNVPTTVFTPLEYGCIGYSEEAAIQKFGEDNIEVFHSTFRPLEWSVADREKSACYAKLVCHIPDKNRVIGFHIVGINAGEITQGYAVAMRVGATKEDFDATIGIHPTCSEKFTTLDITKRSGLDTEEAGCGG; translated from the exons ATGGCTCCTGTCACCACTGATCACAGTGATATTGACAAACTCATTACTGAATATATTTCTGGAAATGTTGTTATGATGTTCAGTAAATCTCATTGTCCATTTTGTAAAAAG ATAAAACAACTATTTGAAACTCTGAATGTTACCTATAAAGTGCTTGATTTAGATCTTGAGG aGAATGGACCAACTATTCAACAAGTCCTTCTGAATAAATCGGGCCAGAGAactgttccaaatatttacatCAGGGGAAAGCATATTG GTGGTTGTGATGCGACATTAAAATTGAATGAAGAGAACAAGCTGTTGCCATTGATTGCCGGTGATGCCGAAGCATATGACTATGACTTGGTAGTTATCGGCGGAGGGTCAGGTGGCCTTGCCGCAGCAAAG gaAGCTGCCAACTTAGGTTTGAAAGTGGCATTGCTCGATTTCGTAACTCCAACACCTCAGGGTACAACATGGAATCTTGGCGGGACTTGCGTCAATGTGGGTTGTATTCCGAAGAAGCTGATGCATCAAGCAGCCTTACTGCGTCATTCGATGGATGATGCTCGTAAATACGGCtggaattttgatgaaaaaa TTGAACATGATTGGGATACGATGAAAGATGCTATCCAG gCTCATATCGGATCGATAAGTTTCAGTTTTCGTGTTGAATTACGCACGAAATCTGTCACATATCTTAATGCGTATGGTGAATTTGTGGATCAACACAAACTTAAG aCAACCAATAAGCGTGGTAAGGTGACTGAAATCACATCAGAAAAATTCATACTCGCGACTGGAATGAGGCCCAGGTATTTGGACATTCCTGGAGCTAAAGAATACGCAATCACAAG CGATGACTTGTTTTCTCTTCCCTATGCCCCTGGAAAGACTCTGTGTATAGGCGCTTCATATGTATCACTAGAATGTGCTGGATTCCTCACGTCGTTAGGTATGGATGTAACAGTCATGGTGCGGTCGATCTTACTGCGAGGGTTTGACCAACAAATGGCAGAACTCGTCGGTGATTACATGCAAAATCACGGCACCAAATTCATTCGAGGAGCAGTCCCTACTAAA ATTGAGCGCATTGAAGAAGGTACACCAGGTAAACTGAGGGTGTATGCAAAAACTACTGATGGTCAAGAAATTGTGGATGATTTCAATACT GTGTTGTTTGCTATTGGTCGAGATCCTTGTACGAAAGAAATTGGTTTAGACAAAGTCGGTTTGAATTTAAACAA GAACGGTTTTGttagtttacaaaatgaaaaagaaccaGAAGCAACAAACATTCCTCATATATACGCTTGCGGAGACCTTCTCGAAGATAAATTGGAACTGACTCCATTAGCGGTACAAGCGGGGAAGCTTTTAGCCCGTCGTTTAGCTGGAAGTAACGACGTACAATGTGATTACGTAAATGTGCCGACAACTGTGTTCACACCTTTAGAATATGGCTGTATCGGTTATAGCGAAGAGGCAGCTATTCAGAAATTCGGTGAAGATAATATCGAAGTATTTCACTCGACGTTTAGACCGTTAGAATGGAGCGTGGCCGATCGGGAAAAAAGTGCCTGCTACGCAAAACTGGTCTGCCATATACCGGACAAG AATCGAGTGATAGGCTTTCATATAGTCGGAATAAATGCCGGTGAAATTACTCAAGGATATGCGGTAGCTATGAGAGTTGGAGCTACTAAAGAAGATTTCGATGCTACTATTGGCATCCATCCGACTTGCTCTGAA aaatttacAACACTGGATATAACTAAACGTTCCGGACTGGACACCGAGGAGGCCGGATGTGGCGGATGA
- the LOC141901080 gene encoding thioredoxin reductase 1, cytoplasmic-like isoform X2, producing the protein MYTRYKHFISGGCDATLKLNEENKLLPLIAGDAEAYDYDLVVIGGGSGGLAAAKEAANLGLKVALLDFVTPTPQGTTWNLGGTCVNVGCIPKKLMHQAALLRHSMDDARKYGWNFDEKIEHDWDTMKDAIQAHIGSISFSFRVELRTKSVTYLNAYGEFVDQHKLKTTNKRGKVTEITSEKFILATGMRPRYLDIPGAKEYAITSDDLFSLPYAPGKTLCIGASYVSLECAGFLTSLGMDVTVMVRSILLRGFDQQMAELVGDYMQNHGTKFIRGAVPTKIERIEEGTPGKLRVYAKTTDGQEIVDDFNTVLFAIGRDPCTKEIGLDKVGLNLNKNGFVSLQNEKEPEATNIPHIYACGDLLEDKLELTPLAVQAGKLLARRLAGSNDVQCDYVNVPTTVFTPLEYGCIGYSEEAAIQKFGEDNIEVFHSTFRPLEWSVADREKSACYAKLVCHIPDKNRVIGFHIVGINAGEITQGYAVAMRVGATKEDFDATIGIHPTCSEKFTTLDITKRSGLDTEEAGCGG; encoded by the exons ATGTACACTCGttataaacatttcatatcTG GTGGTTGTGATGCGACATTAAAATTGAATGAAGAGAACAAGCTGTTGCCATTGATTGCCGGTGATGCCGAAGCATATGACTATGACTTGGTAGTTATCGGCGGAGGGTCAGGTGGCCTTGCCGCAGCAAAG gaAGCTGCCAACTTAGGTTTGAAAGTGGCATTGCTCGATTTCGTAACTCCAACACCTCAGGGTACAACATGGAATCTTGGCGGGACTTGCGTCAATGTGGGTTGTATTCCGAAGAAGCTGATGCATCAAGCAGCCTTACTGCGTCATTCGATGGATGATGCTCGTAAATACGGCtggaattttgatgaaaaaa TTGAACATGATTGGGATACGATGAAAGATGCTATCCAG gCTCATATCGGATCGATAAGTTTCAGTTTTCGTGTTGAATTACGCACGAAATCTGTCACATATCTTAATGCGTATGGTGAATTTGTGGATCAACACAAACTTAAG aCAACCAATAAGCGTGGTAAGGTGACTGAAATCACATCAGAAAAATTCATACTCGCGACTGGAATGAGGCCCAGGTATTTGGACATTCCTGGAGCTAAAGAATACGCAATCACAAG CGATGACTTGTTTTCTCTTCCCTATGCCCCTGGAAAGACTCTGTGTATAGGCGCTTCATATGTATCACTAGAATGTGCTGGATTCCTCACGTCGTTAGGTATGGATGTAACAGTCATGGTGCGGTCGATCTTACTGCGAGGGTTTGACCAACAAATGGCAGAACTCGTCGGTGATTACATGCAAAATCACGGCACCAAATTCATTCGAGGAGCAGTCCCTACTAAA ATTGAGCGCATTGAAGAAGGTACACCAGGTAAACTGAGGGTGTATGCAAAAACTACTGATGGTCAAGAAATTGTGGATGATTTCAATACT GTGTTGTTTGCTATTGGTCGAGATCCTTGTACGAAAGAAATTGGTTTAGACAAAGTCGGTTTGAATTTAAACAA GAACGGTTTTGttagtttacaaaatgaaaaagaaccaGAAGCAACAAACATTCCTCATATATACGCTTGCGGAGACCTTCTCGAAGATAAATTGGAACTGACTCCATTAGCGGTACAAGCGGGGAAGCTTTTAGCCCGTCGTTTAGCTGGAAGTAACGACGTACAATGTGATTACGTAAATGTGCCGACAACTGTGTTCACACCTTTAGAATATGGCTGTATCGGTTATAGCGAAGAGGCAGCTATTCAGAAATTCGGTGAAGATAATATCGAAGTATTTCACTCGACGTTTAGACCGTTAGAATGGAGCGTGGCCGATCGGGAAAAAAGTGCCTGCTACGCAAAACTGGTCTGCCATATACCGGACAAG AATCGAGTGATAGGCTTTCATATAGTCGGAATAAATGCCGGTGAAATTACTCAAGGATATGCGGTAGCTATGAGAGTTGGAGCTACTAAAGAAGATTTCGATGCTACTATTGGCATCCATCCGACTTGCTCTGAA aaatttacAACACTGGATATAACTAAACGTTCCGGACTGGACACCGAGGAGGCCGGATGTGGCGGATGA
- the LOC141901990 gene encoding nuclear transcription factor Y subunit beta-like: MDPSTDGDNSGLGDTFLSAGQYMVEGEPNEDDDRSGDEPGHEHSSGVIQDQDRFLPIANVARIMKKSIPKTGKIAKDAKECVQECVSEFISFITSEASERCHQEKRKTINGEDILFAMSTLGFDNYVEPLKLYLQKYRESTKGEKGMSPGGTDELGELTAAADDSTFAHLSSGILTTDQTGQQSVVYTYANQINFG, encoded by the exons ATGGATCCATCTACTGATGGTGACAATAGTGGATTGGGAGATACATTTTTATCAGCAGGACAATATATGGTTGAAG GAGAACcgaatgaagatgatgatagaTCAGGAGATGAACCTGGACATGAACATTCATCAGGTGTTATACAGGATCAG GATCGATTTCTTCCAATTGCAAATGTTGCACGGATCATGAAAAAATCTATACCAAAAACCGGAAAG ATAGCCAAAGATGCAAAAGAATGTGTACAAGAATGTGTATCCGAGTTCATCAGTTTTATAACTAGCGA GGCAAGTGAACGTTGTCatcaagaaaaaagaaaaactataaaTGGTGAAGATATTTTGTTCGCGATGTCGACACTAGGATTCGATAATTACGTCGAACcattgaaattgtatttacaaaaatatcgaGAG TCAACGAAAGGAGAAAAAGGAATGAGTCCTGGAGGTACAGATGAGTTAGGTGAACTTACAGCAGCTGCAGATGACTCAACATTTG CTCATTTATCTAGTGGTATTTTGACGACCGATCAAACTGGACAACAAAGTGTTGTCTATACGTATGCGAATCAA ATAAATTTTGGATGA
- the LOC141902432 gene encoding ubiquitin-like protein 4A — MQLVVKVLQGSELSFEVAPHHSIAHVKLLVKEKLDVLPAQQRLVLKGRTLSDDSTLKDNNIIDGTKLFLSIKKSTDSSSVNSHNSSDTTAVNPAGKNEQHSVLWIEMEKLLLRHFGKDDTGKILQHIKQEYKKQLSQLSLDDIERLAHVNLEAKRESG; from the exons ATGCAGCTCGTTGTGAAAGTTTTGCAGGGGAGTGAACTATCTTTCGAG GTAGCCCCACATCATAGCATAGCACACGTAAAATTACTCGTGAAGGAAAAATTAGATGTTTTACCAGCTCAACAAAGATTAGTATTGAAAGGCCGCACATTATCAG ATGACAGTACGCTGAAAGACAACAATATCATCGACGGAACAAAGTTATTCCTTTCAATAAAGAAGTCGACAGATTCTTCATCAGTGAATTCCCATAATAGTTCAGACACCACTGCCGTAAATCCAGCTGGGAAAAACGAACAACATTCAGTTCTGTGGATCGAAATGGAAAAATTGTTGCTCAGACATTTTGGCAAAGACGACACTGGAAAAATATTACAACACATTAAACAG GAATACAAAAAACAGCTTTCACAATTGAGTTTAGATGATATTGAGCGATTAGCACACGTTAATTTAGAAGCGAAACGTGAAAGTGGATAG